One segment of Arthrobacter sp. MMS18-M83 DNA contains the following:
- a CDS encoding MarR family winged helix-turn-helix transcriptional regulator, with translation MPDIERWPTGRLLSTAARLVEHAWDENLRSIGLTHAGVIAMEVLAATGPITQTMLAQIVRVQAQTMGQTLNRLEAHGHITRQRGSEDRRVHLVSLTDAGTDALERAVESEQQVLAQVSIDTSMFRHELKVLVRELAGRQAPAGVTAGVPYAPARRED, from the coding sequence ATGCCGGACATTGAGCGGTGGCCCACGGGGCGCTTATTGTCTACAGCGGCCCGGCTGGTGGAACACGCTTGGGATGAGAACCTCAGGTCGATCGGCCTTACCCATGCCGGCGTCATAGCGATGGAAGTCCTTGCAGCCACCGGTCCCATCACCCAGACCATGCTGGCTCAGATTGTGCGGGTGCAGGCCCAGACCATGGGCCAGACCCTCAACAGACTCGAAGCCCACGGCCACATCACGCGCCAACGCGGTTCCGAGGACCGCAGGGTGCACCTCGTGTCACTGACCGACGCTGGCACGGACGCGTTGGAGCGGGCTGTCGAATCGGAGCAGCAAGTCCTCGCCCAAGTGTCCATCGATACTTCGATGTTCAGGCATGAGTTGAAAGTACTCGTGCGCGAACTGGCAGGACGACAAGCACCCGCGGGCGTCACTGCCGGCGTCCCCTATGCGCCCGCGCGGCGCGAAGACTAG
- a CDS encoding sulfite oxidase, translating to MSVKTRRTVEGAAVATSATTAPAAPTEPAALVAPTTGPITREELQLASRNHAMPLEMLRWPITPLGMHYLLVHFDVPRIDPVSWRLNIGGLVDHPHEYTLPDLQHRERRTHAVTMECAGNGRSRLEPRPVSQPWDQGGIGTAEWTGTPLAPLLLDAGISRDAVELVFTGADRGIQGGLEHQYARSLTLAEAMSDDVLLAYEVNGQALPPQHGYPVRLLVPGWYGMTSVKWLQSIEAIDHSFDGYQQLDSYRYTQNADDPGEPVQRIKVRSLMVPPGVPDFFTRQRTVDVGPVQLSGRAWSGNGTVDSVEVCVDGVWEKAQLEAPAGRYAWRGWTFTWIATAGSHELACRATDSTGQTQPGTPEWNYQGMGNNDIQRLTVTVRE from the coding sequence ATGAGCGTCAAGACCCGCCGCACAGTGGAGGGCGCCGCTGTTGCCACCTCGGCCACCACCGCCCCTGCTGCTCCAACAGAACCAGCCGCACTGGTTGCACCAACCACGGGTCCCATCACCCGCGAAGAACTGCAACTCGCTTCGCGCAACCATGCCATGCCCTTGGAGATGCTCCGATGGCCCATCACACCGCTGGGCATGCACTATCTTCTGGTGCATTTCGACGTCCCCCGGATCGATCCCGTCTCCTGGCGCCTGAATATTGGCGGCCTCGTGGATCATCCGCACGAGTACACCCTGCCCGACCTCCAACACCGCGAGCGCCGCACTCATGCCGTCACAATGGAGTGCGCCGGCAACGGCCGCTCGCGGCTGGAACCGCGGCCTGTCAGCCAGCCGTGGGACCAGGGTGGAATAGGCACAGCTGAGTGGACCGGAACCCCGCTCGCACCGTTGCTGCTCGACGCCGGGATCTCACGCGACGCCGTCGAACTCGTCTTCACGGGCGCGGACCGCGGGATCCAGGGCGGCCTGGAGCATCAGTACGCGCGCAGCCTGACTCTCGCAGAAGCAATGTCCGACGACGTCTTGCTCGCCTATGAGGTCAACGGCCAAGCCCTGCCGCCGCAACATGGCTACCCTGTCCGGCTGCTCGTCCCAGGCTGGTACGGGATGACGAGCGTCAAGTGGCTGCAATCCATCGAGGCAATTGACCACAGCTTCGACGGTTACCAGCAGCTCGACTCCTACCGCTACACCCAGAACGCGGACGATCCCGGCGAACCCGTCCAGCGGATCAAAGTCCGTTCCCTCATGGTTCCCCCGGGCGTTCCCGATTTCTTCACCCGGCAACGCACCGTCGACGTGGGGCCGGTCCAGCTCAGCGGCCGGGCTTGGTCCGGCAACGGAACCGTGGACAGCGTGGAAGTTTGCGTGGACGGCGTGTGGGAGAAGGCTCAACTCGAGGCGCCTGCCGGCCGGTATGCGTGGCGCGGATGGACGTTCACGTGGATTGCAACAGCCGGTTCCCATGAACTGGCGTGCCGTGCAACCGACTCCACGGGACAGACTCAGCCCGGGACGCCGGAGTGGAACTATCAAGGCATGGGAAACAACGACATCCAGCGGCTGACCGTGACGGTCAGGGAGTAA
- a CDS encoding SRPBCC family protein produces MGGTSKSNADYEFLTVWRVAGTPHEVMDVLGDAGTLPRWWPSVYLSVVPLDPGNADGTGKAFSLHSKGWLPYTLRWRFKVTEPITEQGFAISASGDLSGTGRWTFEQDGPETVVTYDWRVSTSKPLLQRLSWLLKPAFAANHRWAMARGQESLALELRRRRPGTDLSKVPRPAPPTFANKYRWPRSTTHA; encoded by the coding sequence ATGGGCGGCACTTCCAAGAGCAACGCTGACTACGAGTTCCTCACCGTCTGGCGCGTCGCGGGGACCCCGCATGAGGTCATGGATGTTTTGGGCGACGCCGGAACGCTGCCCCGCTGGTGGCCATCGGTGTACTTGAGTGTTGTTCCGCTCGATCCAGGAAATGCGGATGGCACGGGAAAAGCCTTCTCCCTGCACTCGAAGGGTTGGCTGCCGTACACCCTGCGCTGGAGGTTCAAGGTCACCGAACCCATCACGGAGCAAGGTTTCGCGATCTCAGCGAGCGGCGACTTGAGCGGCACCGGACGCTGGACTTTCGAACAGGACGGTCCGGAAACGGTGGTCACCTATGACTGGCGAGTCAGCACATCAAAACCGCTGCTCCAGCGGCTAAGCTGGCTGCTCAAGCCCGCCTTTGCCGCGAACCACCGTTGGGCTATGGCGCGCGGCCAAGAAAGCCTCGCCCTGGAATTACGGCGACGACGTCCCGGCACGGACCTCTCCAAGGTCCCCCGTCCGGCGCCGCCCACGTTTGCAAACAAATACCGCTGGCCAAGGAGTACAACGCATGCCTGA
- a CDS encoding cation:proton antiporter translates to MSFFQLSLIAAVALLGPLLALPRKWHIPVVLGQLLAGIAIGRTGLELVDSSDPTFTFVADVGFALIMFVAGTHVPVRDKAIRPALGGGALRAGIAAVLAAVVGVVIAFAFGTGHAPLYIVLLASSSAALVLPIVDSLRLTGPKVLTTTAQVAVADIACIVALPLAVDPPNAPRAAVGAAVVGACAAVLFFVLRWLENSGNRGRLHDVSEDRKFALELRIQLALLFALSGLAVLGHVSIMLAGFSFGLVVSAVGEPRRLAHQLFAVSDGFLGPVFFVWLGASLDLRTLAGTPQMILLGICLGLGTLLVHGSLRVLGQPLPLAVLAASQLGVPVAAATIGSQLHLLEPGEAAAMILGALISIGASTIAGSRAARSFSEASSESAGDGPPGGGPAGKGPAGKPSEGGPATNHR, encoded by the coding sequence GTGTCGTTCTTTCAGCTTTCGCTGATCGCCGCGGTCGCGCTCCTCGGGCCGTTGCTCGCGCTGCCCCGGAAATGGCACATTCCCGTTGTACTCGGTCAGTTGCTGGCGGGCATCGCCATCGGACGCACGGGTCTTGAACTGGTGGATTCTTCGGATCCCACGTTCACCTTCGTGGCCGACGTCGGATTCGCCCTCATCATGTTCGTCGCCGGAACGCATGTCCCCGTGCGGGACAAAGCCATCCGTCCCGCACTGGGTGGCGGCGCCCTGCGCGCCGGCATCGCCGCGGTGCTGGCCGCCGTCGTCGGAGTCGTCATCGCTTTTGCCTTCGGCACCGGACATGCTCCGCTTTATATCGTTCTGCTCGCTTCCTCCTCCGCAGCGCTGGTCTTGCCGATCGTCGATTCGCTTCGTCTGACAGGGCCGAAAGTCCTCACGACGACGGCGCAGGTTGCGGTGGCGGACATCGCTTGCATTGTTGCGCTTCCGCTCGCGGTTGACCCGCCTAATGCGCCGAGGGCGGCCGTCGGCGCTGCCGTCGTCGGGGCGTGTGCGGCGGTTTTGTTCTTTGTCCTTCGCTGGCTGGAGAACAGCGGTAACCGCGGACGGCTGCATGACGTGTCCGAAGACCGGAAGTTCGCCCTGGAGCTGCGGATCCAATTGGCGCTGCTCTTCGCCCTTTCCGGGCTGGCGGTCCTGGGCCACGTGTCCATCATGCTGGCCGGGTTCTCGTTCGGCCTTGTGGTCTCGGCTGTAGGCGAACCTCGGCGCCTTGCGCACCAACTCTTCGCTGTTAGCGACGGCTTCCTCGGGCCGGTGTTCTTCGTCTGGCTTGGTGCGTCGCTCGACCTGCGTACCCTCGCGGGGACCCCGCAGATGATTCTCCTCGGGATCTGCCTCGGCCTGGGAACGCTGTTGGTGCATGGAAGCCTGCGGGTCCTCGGCCAGCCCCTGCCGCTCGCGGTGCTGGCAGCCTCCCAATTGGGCGTACCGGTTGCCGCCGCCACCATCGGCTCGCAACTGCATCTGCTGGAACCGGGAGAAGCCGCGGCCATGATCCTGGGAGCGCTCATCAGCATCGGGGCAAGCACCATCGCGGGGTCACGGGCGGCACGCAGCTTTTCGGAGGCGTCCTCGGAGTCCGCAGGCGATGGGCCACCGGGCGGGGGGCCAGCAGGCAAAGGCCCGGCAGGCAAGCCATCCGAAGGCGGTCCGGCCACGAACCACCGGTAG
- a CDS encoding YcnI family copper-binding membrane protein, whose translation MKKSSLRRTLSATAIAGGTAALMMAGLAGASAHVSINPDKTAANSYALLTFGVPHGCDTSGTTKVTINLPEELTDATPTVNPNWTIEKVTQTLSEPKKLADGTSITKRTSQIVYTAKTPLDPHQRDALVLSVKLPDTAGKSLYFPTLQNCEQGQTNWAEIPKDGQDPHSLKAPAPSVAVTAADAAAGDDHMAASISTVQAASVSDDGSQARSWAGLIAGVAGLGLGGAAFVRSRSARASASK comes from the coding sequence ATGAAAAAGTCCTCACTCCGCCGTACCCTCTCTGCCACGGCAATCGCTGGCGGCACCGCCGCATTGATGATGGCAGGCCTCGCAGGCGCCTCGGCACATGTCTCGATCAACCCGGACAAGACCGCGGCCAACTCCTACGCCCTGCTGACCTTCGGCGTCCCGCACGGCTGCGACACTTCGGGCACCACCAAGGTGACCATCAACCTGCCGGAAGAACTGACGGACGCAACGCCCACGGTGAACCCGAACTGGACCATCGAGAAGGTCACGCAGACGTTGTCCGAGCCAAAGAAGCTGGCGGACGGCACCTCCATCACCAAGCGGACCAGCCAGATCGTCTACACGGCCAAGACCCCGTTGGACCCGCACCAGCGCGATGCCCTGGTCTTGTCCGTGAAGCTGCCCGACACCGCTGGCAAGTCCCTCTACTTCCCTACTCTCCAAAACTGCGAGCAGGGGCAGACAAACTGGGCTGAAATCCCCAAGGACGGCCAGGATCCGCACTCGCTGAAGGCTCCGGCGCCGTCGGTGGCCGTCACCGCAGCGGATGCCGCCGCGGGTGATGATCATATGGCTGCTTCAATCTCCACTGTGCAAGCAGCTTCCGTGTCCGACGACGGTTCGCAGGCGCGCAGCTGGGCTGGCCTGATCGCCGGCGTGGCGGGGCTGGGGCTGGGTGGCGCGGCATTCGTCCGCAGCCGTTCCGCCAGGGCTTCAG